A genomic stretch from Achromobacter spanius includes:
- a CDS encoding DUF262 domain-containing protein: MDSPIGEMWQPGTSKLFRVQDLLRTNFFIPAFQRPYDWRESQVDEFITDLRNASHKRQALFLGLSVVYMNEGRLGIVDGQQRLTTLMLALAAVRQQAAIFQPSNAVNRLWLESRSTDDGTIVERLVSGEPVHPETLSQNLLIGAYRRLSEMLPGKVTAAEIEACELIVYVAPKLEGATALFERINLRGRKVSQFDLVKNKLIEVVALVQGDADRAALIDRISRSYDKLYRIICPKRKPGAKADAPLEELDADRLLRVHWILFDKENFDSSSRVLDVLIARVEMLEPVDLAAYILRYIDSLALVAEHWARVVSPDVSKGNDPVEAALLDFARLNREAEYQPVIVAALLKMPQEANDVIRFCEIASFRDALAMRRANYRRTQKWRIARQLFHGELEDATGAKISTAKELNHRLFWPRATLWDRQEALVLDPIYADAYDDGEFAASALHQTNVYGDLGSFLKYFFWQYGTALGRGGRSKNKFHIDAQLPVFLSGNWHEFRAAWDIEHIYPQKPDDRFLEGATLKAKKAFREYNLSMKPYLHSLGNLTLLPARDNRRLKNVCFQEKLDAMREIVQVNFNELLGRVDYRGKLMSSPYWGPNNCRRRLAELDQFAAERWGMAALKNLGVGAYDKRVDSEWDASEEDGIEGD; this comes from the coding sequence ATGGATTCCCCAATCGGAGAGATGTGGCAGCCTGGCACGTCGAAGCTGTTCAGAGTGCAAGATTTGCTGCGCACGAATTTCTTTATCCCTGCGTTTCAGCGTCCATACGATTGGCGTGAGAGTCAAGTCGACGAGTTCATTACAGATCTGCGCAATGCGAGCCATAAGAGGCAAGCTTTGTTTTTGGGACTTTCAGTCGTGTATATGAATGAGGGAAGGTTGGGCATAGTTGACGGACAGCAACGGTTGACGACGCTGATGTTGGCGTTGGCCGCGGTGCGGCAGCAGGCGGCCATATTTCAGCCGTCGAATGCCGTAAACCGACTGTGGCTGGAGAGCAGGTCAACTGATGACGGCACGATCGTCGAGCGACTGGTCAGCGGCGAACCCGTTCACCCCGAGACGCTTTCGCAGAACCTGTTGATCGGTGCATACCGACGCCTGAGCGAAATGCTCCCAGGTAAGGTCACCGCAGCCGAGATTGAAGCGTGTGAGTTAATCGTTTACGTCGCACCTAAGCTGGAGGGTGCAACTGCCCTGTTTGAGCGGATCAATCTACGAGGGCGCAAGGTATCCCAATTTGATTTGGTCAAGAACAAGCTTATCGAAGTAGTTGCCCTCGTACAGGGGGACGCGGATCGTGCTGCATTGATTGATCGGATTTCGCGAAGCTACGATAAGCTTTATCGAATTATCTGCCCAAAGAGGAAGCCTGGAGCCAAGGCCGACGCCCCACTCGAAGAATTGGATGCGGACCGACTCTTGCGCGTGCACTGGATTCTCTTCGATAAAGAAAATTTCGACAGTTCATCCCGCGTCCTTGATGTGCTCATAGCCAGGGTAGAGATGCTTGAACCCGTTGACTTGGCTGCCTATATCCTCCGGTACATCGATTCTCTCGCACTCGTCGCCGAACACTGGGCAAGAGTAGTCTCACCCGACGTGAGCAAAGGCAACGACCCGGTTGAAGCAGCGCTGCTGGATTTTGCGCGTCTAAATCGGGAAGCCGAGTATCAGCCTGTGATTGTGGCGGCGTTGCTGAAGATGCCGCAAGAGGCCAATGACGTTATCCGGTTTTGCGAAATTGCCTCGTTCCGCGACGCGCTAGCCATGAGAAGGGCAAACTATCGACGTACTCAGAAATGGCGCATTGCCCGCCAGCTATTCCACGGCGAGCTCGAGGATGCCACAGGCGCCAAAATCTCGACGGCAAAGGAACTCAATCATCGACTCTTCTGGCCCCGCGCGACTCTGTGGGACAGGCAGGAAGCACTCGTACTGGATCCCATCTACGCTGATGCGTATGACGATGGGGAGTTCGCTGCGTCGGCATTGCATCAGACGAACGTCTACGGAGATCTCGGTTCGTTCCTGAAATACTTTTTTTGGCAGTACGGTACAGCCCTTGGTAGGGGCGGAAGAAGTAAAAATAAGTTCCATATCGATGCGCAGTTGCCAGTGTTTCTATCTGGAAATTGGCACGAATTCCGGGCTGCATGGGATATCGAACATATATACCCGCAGAAGCCGGATGATCGATTCCTCGAAGGCGCTACCCTTAAAGCCAAGAAGGCCTTCCGGGAGTACAACCTATCCATGAAGCCGTATTTGCATTCTCTGGGCAACTTGACCCTTCTTCCCGCCCGAGATAACCGAAGGCTAAAGAATGTATGCTTTCAGGAAAAGTTGGACGCCATGCGAGAAATCGTGCAGGTCAACTTCAATGAACTGTTGGGACGGGTTGACTACCGTGGAAAGCTAATGTCTTCGCCGTATTGGGGGCCCAACAATTGCCGCCGACGTTTGGCAGAGCTTGATCAGTTCGCTGCGGAACGTTGGGGTATGGCCGCGCTGAAAAATCTAGGGGTGGGTGCCTACGACAAGCGCGTTGACAGTGAATGGGATGCCAGCGAAGAGGATGGGATCGAGGGCGATTGA
- a CDS encoding helix-turn-helix domain-containing protein, with translation MHGNKQSALAQRLRALRQARNWTLKQAAAATGVAASTLSKIENSLLSPTYDNLIKIAAGLDLDVAELFSASDAHMGTGRRSLSREGEGRQYETPYYDHRLLCTALSHKRMMPFHTRVKARSFDEFQDWSRHRGEEFVYVLEGEVMLYTEFYEPARLKAGESFYIDSRMGHRVISLSEADAMVLWVSTHADIEDE, from the coding sequence ATGCACGGCAACAAACAAAGCGCATTGGCGCAACGGCTGCGGGCCCTGCGCCAGGCGCGCAATTGGACCCTGAAGCAGGCGGCGGCAGCCACCGGCGTCGCCGCGTCCACGCTGTCGAAAATCGAAAACAGTCTGCTGTCGCCCACCTACGACAACCTGATCAAGATCGCCGCCGGCCTGGACCTGGACGTTGCCGAACTTTTCTCCGCGTCCGACGCCCACATGGGCACCGGCCGCCGCAGCCTCAGCCGCGAAGGCGAAGGCCGCCAGTACGAAACCCCGTACTACGACCACCGCCTGCTGTGCACCGCGCTGTCGCACAAGCGCATGATGCCGTTTCACACCCGCGTCAAGGCGCGCTCGTTCGACGAATTCCAGGACTGGAGCCGCCACCGCGGCGAAGAATTCGTCTACGTGCTGGAAGGGGAAGTCATGCTGTACACCGAGTTCTACGAACCGGCGAGATTGAAGGCGGGCGAAAGCTTCTATATAGACAGCCGCATGGGCCACCGGGTGATCAGCCTGAGCGAGGCGGATGCGATGGTGCTGTGGGTGTCCACGCACGCGGATATCGAGGACGAGTAG
- a CDS encoding MvdC/MvdD family ATP grasp protein translates to MSITRLPKVLIIADDDDLHAQALCRHYEAEKSAVAYLLNSAHFPQRVKLSYTTSEQSTVLKLASGSVLVEEEITGIWYRRPKPHEIDQGIREDRARKFAAAESRTLFQGWLCRCGNKVVNPVAADRLAHFKPLQLAKARSVGLNVPATLISNDQLEVAQFLDRWDKRVIFKILTTTPWQVTETKSWQSEYNSMLGLISLAPVIWQQRIERGRDFRVTVIDNDVAVAEIIPDRANAQLDWRLDVSARVIPAVLSNEVCERLLRLTRELGLRYGAIDLREDNDGKMWFFEVNPGGQFLFNDVHGKVPVLPLMAKALAQSTNGS, encoded by the coding sequence ATGTCTATCACGCGGCTTCCCAAAGTTCTAATAATCGCAGACGATGATGATCTCCATGCGCAAGCGTTGTGTCGGCATTACGAAGCTGAAAAGTCAGCCGTGGCCTACCTGCTTAATTCTGCGCACTTTCCTCAACGAGTGAAGCTGTCCTATACGACCTCGGAACAATCTACTGTCCTGAAACTTGCATCAGGTAGTGTCCTAGTGGAGGAGGAGATAACAGGGATATGGTACCGACGGCCGAAACCACATGAAATAGATCAGGGCATCAGAGAAGACAGAGCCAGGAAGTTTGCCGCTGCGGAAAGCAGAACCTTGTTCCAAGGTTGGCTGTGTCGCTGTGGAAACAAAGTTGTAAATCCTGTTGCCGCTGATAGGCTTGCCCACTTTAAGCCGTTGCAGCTAGCCAAGGCCCGATCGGTCGGATTGAACGTACCGGCAACTTTGATCTCTAACGATCAGTTGGAAGTGGCGCAGTTTTTGGATCGCTGGGACAAGAGAGTTATATTCAAGATATTGACTACAACACCATGGCAGGTTACTGAAACGAAAAGCTGGCAGTCCGAATATAATTCGATGCTCGGCTTGATATCCCTGGCCCCCGTGATTTGGCAACAACGTATAGAACGGGGGCGGGACTTTAGAGTGACAGTTATAGACAATGACGTAGCGGTAGCTGAAATCATTCCTGACCGAGCTAACGCACAGCTCGATTGGAGGTTGGATGTCAGCGCCAGGGTAATTCCTGCGGTGCTATCTAATGAAGTTTGCGAAAGGCTGCTGCGCTTGACGCGAGAGCTTGGTCTTCGCTATGGAGCCATTGACCTAAGAGAGGATAATGACGGCAAGATGTGGTTCTTCGAAGTGAATCCTGGCGGTCAGTTCCTCTTTAACGATGTTCACGGAAAGGTTCCCGTTCTGCCGCTAATGGCAAAAGCTCTCGCTCAATCGACAAATGGCAGTTGA